CCCCATCTCCATTTGTTAAGCTTTGGAATACCTTACTTTTTATtacatttgtagcccatttcatgactttgatgcaccatttgcatgcatgatttatcccagtcatataagacaataaatttgcatgctaggatctgtaaaactgtatttattcatgccagatataagaaaataaattttgtttcctctaagcttatagaaactttttaattttaagaataactgataTGTACTAatatcaagaaattgaactgtgcaccaacattgggtaGACGAGAATTAAATAGCATTGCAGTAGGTGagagccttagaatgttaaccctagtcccTTAGTTAAAAAGGTTGCTTTTCTCATCTTTGCTCTGGTCAGAGAAATCCAAAGacaggccaatggcattttcaagtgataaaacaGCAAGTGATGTCAGTCTCCGATCAGCCGTCATCTATCGAAGATATgctttaatgagcctgagcttcaaaAAGCTGTGCTCATCACTCACAACTGTGACCGGTAGCATGAGCAGAATCCTCCAAGCTATTCACACATTAAGAAAAGTGTCTTTccgctctgcatcatgaatggaCTGGAGAATATGGAGTGAAAAGTGCTTCCCATGTTGCAAAATGTGACGGATGTTGTCCAGTTCAACACAGAGGTCTTTATCATTGCTGAAAACAGGACAtatatcctttgcagtactctgaagagagatactgaatctagAGAAGATGACACTGCATCCGGTGAAGGTCTGTATCATTGTTCAAGAATGTTTTCCTGTCTGCCGGCTActtactaaggtcatacaaaaaacccacatctttttgtggtgcttcatttgtccaaacctttATTCGATGGATATTTGAGCAGTGTCAAGAAGTGAGCAAAAAAAaactcttgaatttttcttccaagcttcccatcacctcatctctgtCTCTTCTTTTGATGAATGAAAGTTTCCTTGAAGATaggctcaactcctaagttttctgccatttctttggcagcgGTGATGGCATTTTCAAATCcattgtctctgtaggccacaacgAAATCAAGGCAACTTTTCATTAAAGTAGTAGCAACATGATGTCCATTAACTGATTTTGTAATGCCTTGTTTACAGtgtttacttggaacaggatatcaTGTGAACCCACaattgagaccagaaatttgaagtcagcaATCGTGTTTGCCAGACTTTGTGCCTCGTGTGGGATTCCAGCCTCGTCTTTACTTGACTGTGCCAGTTCCATCAGGTCGTCctaaacctcagtcacttggtacctcactggccttaTATTGTCAATGCAGCTCTCCCAGTGAGCGTCACTTAGCGgcttcatggtcagatttgtaacattgtccaTGAGGATTTTCCATCTTATAGTTGATGTTGAAAACAGGATGTATATTATTTGCAGTACTctgaagagagatactgaatctaaagaagatgacgctgcatctgacacaaccaggttgcaggaaaggcagccataaggcatgaagaaagctctcggattcagcacaaggatccttgcctggacGCCACTGTTTATTTCTTCCCTTCATTTTTGTGCTGTTGTCATAGCCTGGGCTGCggcagtcctgaagctttattttattctcattcaaaacattcatgatcagttctgttaggccttttccagtagagtcaTCCACAGACCAGAAACAGATAAAGTGTTCCTTTACGGGGATACAGCCATCCTTGTCATCAATAAAacttactgtaaatgacatcttttaaCTGTCATTAACTAGTGTTGGGAGTGCAGTCCATTATTATGGCATAGTACTTCACTTTGCGGAGCTGCATAAATGTATTCTCATGCACCCTCCTTGCCCATAAGGTCaatcaatttgtttcaaattgTTTTGCTGCTGTAATGGTCTATAGGTTTTTTTACAAACTACTTGACATAGGTGCTCATGCATGACGTTGTCgtatttcccaaggagctctaccaaaTCAAGTAAATTACCATTctgttcagtgaacaacttatcTGACAAGCCCCCaaaagccaaattattctttgcaaagAAGAGGGTAATTAAGATGAGATGCTCAAATATATTCCTCCAATGCTaggtttctacattaataatgcacTGGTTTTCTGTGTCTATGCATTTATTCAGCATGAACCTGGAGTCATCCGccatccatttggagtaggccaTAAATTGGCTgggtgacttttcatgttgcttcagagcatcagctaaattatgccagtaattgtaccTGGAATGCACAAGCAACAATAtggcattcttgtcaaatattttgcaacaaaaccagAACTCTTTGTCAGTTGATTTCAAGTAAACTAACTAACGCTGATTCAGATTCTCAGCATTCTCGAGCACTCTTTTGCAGTATAACTTTGAAAAGTATTGTTTCTGCTTATTTACCTGAAATATCGTATCCTTGATTTTGCCTGGCCCATTCAAAATTGTACAATCAATATCAGCAGAGTTTGGGATCACCAgccataaagcaggatctgatgCATCAATTTGTGATGTGCAAATTTTCTCATTGTTGTGTTTGTCATCATGTGACACTGATTATTCTTtatcatttctctccttttcatgtaaaccagtttttttttttcactacTCTCCTTTTCATAtgagccacattcttctttatcatcactctcctttaTGGCACAAGGAACACAGGGAAATTCTacatcactttcctcacatttccatGCCTCAAATTCAGGTAAATCTGCTGATTCCTTAGCAATAGGATTTCCATCATTTATACTTTGCTCCTAAATTTCTTCTGCAGTGGGACGATCGCTACTGCCTAAAGCCCGGTCTGTGGTGTTCTGTTTGagatattttcccatcagatttgccccttgctgcaaactagattgtAATTGAGATTTTTGTTTCCTAAACTGAGCTCCTGAAGGTTTCTTCgggggcatcttttattttttatgggGGGAAACAGACAGTATTAAGGAGAACAAAAGTTTATGTTCCACAGTCTTAGAACATGATTAaacatggcaaaagaagtaacagtatttcttttgtattgttgCGTAGATAGGGATTTGACAGATATCTCTCTTTAAATGTCCTTTATTGGCTGCCACTTACACTCCTCAAGtcttaaaatacaaaaacacTTTCACAATTCCACAATAGAACAAGGTTCACAAGGTTCGCAGCTGGGCTTTCACGTAGTTCTTagatctcactgactgactggcaaTGCCCCATGCCTTATATATCAGCGAAGGCCTGGCTGACAATATTCTAGGAGCTTCAAGTTAAATGTAGTTctcaaagtctggaaggttccatgagattctacagaggtccagaacattctaggaggttagtgaaaaatgaatccacttACGGACTACCtgaacattttacttcaaacattttattttctcttttgtaaCTAACTACAAAAATAGCACCCCAGGTGATTGCCTGGGTCATCTGGCctacttttaggtgcctaaatatggactttgCCTCATTTCACACATCCATTTTTTCAAGATCTTGGCCATTGTGCCCGCAGCCACTGCCTTTTACCACCAAGAGTACAATTCTGATTCTAATAGTcccaacaataaaaaaaaaaaacacttaatttGATGGAACCATCTATATATAACAATTTATATGGAAAATGCAAAGATTTTCTTGAGATGGAAAATTTGTAATGCAATCCTGCACTGATTTGCATCTACTTCACTGCAGCTGCATCTCTGTTGTCACAGTGAACCTATCTGCTGACAGAGTCTGCTTTTAGGAGAGCGTCTGTCATGGCTTTCAGTCTTTCTGGCATTATGGGAAGGCTTTATTGCTCTTTGACCAGAGTCATGCTGAGATGCTGAGACAGTGTGATGCATTTGTAGTCCTTGTTTGGACTAATTTGGGGAGTTAGAGTTCTGTTGATCGCTATACAGATAAAATATACCAGGACTTTACAAAACATAAGCATTTTCCAGGCAAGTCAATCTTTATATATTAAAATTGAAACCTAGTTTTGAAGTGTGAGACCAGCAGGGAACCTGTGCAAACTATGGAGATAAATTGATACTTGTCGACACAGGCTTTTGAAATTCTTATGGCAGTATTGTGCAATAGGAGCAACCTATGAATGGTATCCAAGGCTGCCTAAAATAGAAAGAATAGCAGTAGACCAATCTGAAAACAAaggagaaataataataaataatcaggAAAGATCAATAGAAAAATATCTGTGAAGTAGGGCACAGACAGTCACTGCACAGCAATGAGGAAGAAGATATACAAATAAAAGGCAGGAGAAAGGAGTAGATCACCACGAATGTAATAGAATCTTTCTGAGATTTGCATTCCAACAAACACACCTGAGTCTTCCACATTCAATAGCTGAAAAGATCTCGCATCTCACTTTTAGCTTGATACAAAGGCAGGACAGTACAGGTTCCGATAAGATACTAGAAGCCTGACGTTTCAGTGAGGCATTTTCTTCTGGAACAATTTCTCTTGAAGCTTCAGAAGCTGGGCAAGCATTAGTGACCACAAGGCAGAACCATGTTTCCTGCAATTATTATTGGTTTGATCATTTTAGGAATTGAGTTCATTACAGGGATTATAGCAAACGGATTGATGATCGTTGTGAATTGCAGTGAGTAGATCAGAAGCAGAAAACTGACCTGTTGTGACATGATCCTGACTAGCCTGGGCATCTCCAGATTTTTCCTACAGTGCACGATAATCATTAACAATATCTTATTTCAACTACCTCACACTATGAATGAACAGTGTGCTATGTTGAGAACATTGGCTGTTGTCTGGATGTTTCTAAATACTCTCAATCTATGGTTTGCCACCTGGCTCAGTGTCTTCTACTGCGTGAAGATCGCCAACTTCAGCCAACCTCTCTTCCTCTGCCTGAAGCGGAGAATATCAGGGCTAATGCCACAGCTACTCATAGGATCCTTTCTGGTCTCCTTGGTCACCTGTTTCCCTTCAGTTAATGGCATAGACAGAAAGTACATAAACAATTCAATGAATAATCTGTCAGAAACCACCACAGGCGAATGTCAATATAAGGTTGATTTATCTTCTAGCTTCTTTATTTTGTCCATGCTTGGATATTCCTCTCCCTTCATTATATTTATGATGTCCTCCATACTGTTAATCATTTCCCTGTGGAGACACAGCAAGAGGATGGAAAAAACCACGAGCAGCTCCAGGGACACCATTACCGAGGTTCATTTCAGAGCAATTAAAGGACTGATCTCTTTCATCTTCTTCTATATTTCTTATTTTGTGGCACTAGTAATATTTTTGTTAGAAATATCTACCATCAACACCTACTTCTTATGGATAGTGATAATGGGTGCGTATCCCTCTGGGCACTCTGTTATCCTAATTCTGGGTAATCCCAAACTGAAGAGGGTAGCAGTGAGGGCTTTGCACTATGCTGGATGCAGGCTGAGAGATGCGGTTTCACAGAACTGCTCATGATGAAACTTCAAAAAGACATCCCCTTCTCCCCTCTATTTATTTATCAAATATTTTCCCCTACTTCAGCATGCACTAAGATTAGAAGATTTCCATCTAGAGCTTTGCTTCTTGTGGATAGTGATAGAGGACCATGTTAAACTTAGGgtggcatgattttttttttcttaaatgtttgtGAATGAATAACTCATGGAGGTCAAGGGCAAAATCCTTGATTGTGAACTATATTTCCTGAGATTGAGGAGTCGAAGTCCTTGAACTGGTACAAGTATCCAGTCATACAGGGGTCCTAAAGTGAGAGAGGTGGAATGGACCGCCCCCCATCTCCAAGCTGCAAGATCTCCACAATCCCAGATGCCTGCAATGACCTCCTAATGATCTGAGGGTCTTGACATGAAAAGACAAGAACATCACattaacaaatgaaaacaaaagatgGCCTAGAGGATCCGCCCCTGTTGTGATGAATGGTGCTAGTGGCTGCCACCAGGTGAGTCTTTGATGCAGAGACAATCACAGATCtagttaaagtcaatgggtgtgCTAAGCATTCTTTCAACCTCTACCAAAAATTAATCAAGTCCCTTTAGATACTAGATAACTACAAACAAAGGAGGGACTATCCAAGGTATATGGCGAGTCATAGTTAAATTGTGTGGGCTGAAGAGTTGCCCTGATTGCAAATGCAGGGGGTAAGATTTTGGTTTTGCAGCCTTTCTGTGCTGGGGCACAAGCCAGGGGAAAGCCTGGGGAAGCAGTTGTGAATATGACCCTGACAAGAAGCAGACAGAGAGTGTTTCTGGGGCACAGAACTTGCTGGAGTGGCAGACCTGGGAAATTTTGAGCCAGGAAACTGCCTGAAGTTCTTTGTTCCTACTGTATTTAGGGGAACAGGAATTTGTATACACTTCTGTAAATAAACCAGATTACCCTAAAAAATATCACCCAGCTTGTATCACCAATTTCTCATCCTAACGGAAACAACCTGgcaaggccctgaatattggctaactgctcatGCCAGTTGGGCAAAATTGGTACTGGGACAGGAGAGAGCTGCTGACCCCAGTGGGAACAGATAACGAAGGTGCTCCCAGAAATCAAAGCAAATCAATATCAAATTAGGATTTAACACTAgccaaaagaaattaaaacacaAGCTGAAGATGTCCCAGAAGGAACTAAAGGAAGAGCTGGAGATATTAAGTAAGATCTGTAGGATTACTAGAAAGAACTGAAAAATGACCTGGAGTCAGAAATAAAAACTTTTTTGGAGCAGCAGCTAGAAAATTCCTAATCTGGATGTAAGAAATCAAAATATAACCTAGAGAAGGAATTCAAAGTGTTGCAGACCACTGTGGACATCAGCCTCCTGGGTGAGGAATCAGGCCAGTCAGAGAGCTTGGGTACTTTACAATATTTTTCTACCCCATTTGCGTAACTCACAGAGGCCCAGCAAGGAGAAGTTGGCTTGTTCCAGCTCAAGTAATACAAAAGCCCATTCTCTCTGAGAGAACAAATCCTTGTAAATCTTATTTGGCTCAGTTTAACATCATAGCCCAAATGAATGGTTGTAGAGATAGGGAGAGGCAGCTTTCTGGCTGCCAATTTGAATGGTCAGCTCGGATGGTGCTACAGAATTTACCCGAGAAAATACTGTATTGTCTGGATTTGTTACAAGCTCTTGACAAGCAGTTTGGAGCCAGCCATCAGTCTGAGCTGGCAAGGCACAGTTTAGGGCTagaaggagggggaaagaagagacCCCAGACAGAGGACCCGAGGAGACTTGTGTTCCTGGAATATCCAGGTACCAGTGAGGACTTCCAATACAAGTTAGCAGTGTTCATAAAAGCTCAGCTGAACTTCATcctaacataagaatggccatactgggtcagaccaaaggtccacccagcccagtatcctgtctaccgacagtggccaatgccaggtaccccagagggagtgaaatTAAGAAGTAAGGTTCAAGTGACCTCTCTCCTGccttccatctccaccctctgacaaacagaggctagggacacttttccttacccatcctggctgatagccattaatggacttaatcttcatgaatttatctagttctcttttaaaccctgttatagttctagccttcacaacctcctcaggcaaggagttccacaggttgactgtgcgctgtgtgaagaagaacttccttatatttgttttaaacctgctacccattaattttatttggtggcccctagttcttatattatgggaacaagtaaataacttttccttattcactttctccacaccactcatgattttatatctccatcatatccccccttagtctcctcttttccaagctgaaaagtcctagcctctttaatctttcctcatatgggacccgttccaaaccactaatcattttagttgcccttctctgaaccttttctaatgccagtatatcttttttgagatgaggagaccacatctgtatgcagtattcaagatgtgggcataccatggatttatataagggcaataaaatattctccattttattctctatcccttttttaatgattcctaacatcctgtttgcttttttgactactgcacactgcatggatgtgttcagagaactatccacgatgactccaagatctctttcctgattagttgtagctaaattagatCCCATCGTATTGTATGTGtgattgggattattttttccaatgtgcattactttacatttatccacattaaatttcatttgccattttgttgcccaatcacttagttttgtaagatctttttgaagttcttcagtctgctttgatcttaactatcttgagcagtttagtatcatctgcaaactttgccacctcgctgtttacccctttcttcaGATCCTTTATGAacaggttgaataggattggtcctaggactgacccttggggaacaccactagttacccctctccattttgaaaatttaccatttattcctaccctttgttccctgtcttttaaccagttctcaatccatgaaaggatcttccctcttattccatgacaatttaatttacgtaagagcctttggtgagggaccttgtcaaaggctttctggaaatctaatgTCACTATgcccactggatcccccttgtacacatgtttgttgacccccttcaaagaactctagtagattagtaagacatgatttccctttattaccttttgagtttttggctaactgttcttcaaactcctttttggcttttcttattacatttttacacttaatttggcagtgtttatgctcctttctatttacctcactaggatttgacttccactttttaaaagatgcctttttatctctcactgcttcttttacatggttgttaagccacggaggctcttttttagttcttttactgtgttttttaatttggggtatacatttaagttgagcctctgttatggtgtctttgaaaagtgtccatgcagcttgcaggaatttCACTCTAATCACtgtaccttttcatttctgtttaaataacctcctcatttttgcatagttcccctttctgaaattaaatgccacagtgttgggctgttacggtgttcttcccaccacaggaatgttaaatgttattatattatggtcactatttccaagcagtcctgttatagttacctcttggaccagatcctgcgctccactcaggactaaatcaagagttgcctctccccttgtgggttcctgtaccagctgctccaagaagcagtcatttaaagtattgagaaattgtctctgcatttcgtcctgaggtgacatgtacccagtcaatatggggataattgaaatcccccactattattgagttctttattttgatagcctctctaatctcccttagcatttcatcgtcactatcattgtcctggtcaggtggtcgataatagatccctactgttatattcttattagagcatggaattactatccatagagattctatggaacatgtggattaatataagatttttacttcatttggtTCTACATtatctttcacatacagtgccactcccctgacctgttctgtccttccaatatattttgtaccccggaatgattgtgtcccattgattgtcctcactccaccaggtttctgtgatgcctattatatcaatatcctcctttaagacgaggcactctagttcacctatcttattatttagacttctagcatttgtgtacaagcactttaaaaacttgtcactgtttatttgtctgcccttttctgatgtgtcagattcttttttatgtgaatgtttctcgtctgatctggcccatactttatcctcttccatcctctcctcctgactaaaacctagagaatctctatcaatagactctcccctaagagaagtctctgtctgatccacgtgcgcctctgaagcaatcagctttcccccatctcttagtttaaaaattgctctgcaacctttttaatgttaagtgccagcagtctggatccactttggtttaggtggagcccatccttcctgtaacTTTTccttcccaaaagtttccccagttcctaataaatctaaacccctcctctctgcaccattgtctcatccatgcattgggactctgaagctctgcctgcctacctggccctgcacatggaactggaagtatttctgagaatgccaccatagaggtcctggatttcagtctctttcctagcagcctaaatttggcctccaggaagtctctcctacccttccctatgtcattggtacctacatgtaccacgaccactggctcctccccagcactacacattagtctatctagatgcctcaagagatccgcaaccttcgcaccaggcaggcaagtcatcATATGGTTCTCCctgtcatcacaaacccagctatctatgtttctaatccTGCAGCTGAAGATCATGAATGTGTAATAGGACCCATGGAATTCACAGGAATGGTGTACATGGGCTCAAAAGTAACAGCTATTAACTCAGACATGCTAAAAAGGCTAGGGAATGGGGGATCCAGAACTCAGACCTGCCTGGTCTCAGATAGACAGAGGAACTAGAGAACAGGTACCTATCCAAAAATGGGGAAAACTGGGTTTCAGAAGTGGACCTCAGGGATGGAGCATGAAATCTGGATAACCACGATAGCGGATTAGCCAGTGATTTGTTTGGATTCCATTTACAATAACTGTGTAAAAATACCAGCAGATTCAATCTGTAGAACTTCCCTTTAAAGATGGGTTCTGGTGAAACAAATTACTTGTGGACAATTGATTTTCAGTGAACAAA
This genomic window from Eretmochelys imbricata isolate rEreImb1 chromosome 3, rEreImb1.hap1, whole genome shotgun sequence contains:
- the LOC144262417 gene encoding taste receptor type 2 member 40-like, which gives rise to MNEQCAMLRTLAVVWMFLNTLNLWFATWLSVFYCVKIANFSQPLFLCLKRRISGLMPQLLIGSFLVSLVTCFPSVNGIDRKYINNSMNNLSETTTGECQYKVDLSSSFFILSMLGYSSPFIIFMMSSILLIISLWRHSKRMEKTTSSSRDTITEVHFRAIKGLISFIFFYISYFVALVIFLLEISTINTYFLWIVIMGAYPSGHSVILILGNPKLKRVAVRALHYAGCRLRDAVSQNCS